In the Vibrio hippocampi genome, CGGGCCGGACTTGAACCGGCACAGCGCGAACGCCGAGGGATTTTAAATCCCTTGTGTCTACCAATTCCACCACCAGGGCACGCAAAACTTGTTGCGATGGAGACACCATCTTGGATACCGCTTTCGCCATATCTTTATATTTGGAGCGACACACGAGGTTCGAACTCGTGACCTCAACCTTGGCAAGGTTGCGCTCTACCAACTGAGCTAGTGTCGCAAATTCTCAAAGAGAGAATGGAGGCGCCTCCCGGAGTCGAACCGAGGTCCACGGATTTGCAATCCGCTGCATAGCCACTCTGCCAAGGCGCCTTCTTGTTGTTACCCAAAAACACCAAACTTACTTACGTTTTGCTTGACCGTTCCTCTTGGGTACGGCAGGCATTTTACGCAATCAGTAAAATGAGTCAACACTATTTTTTAGTTTTTGAATCGTTTGACCAATAAACACTCAAAATGAGCATAATTGTTTAATTAACTAACGGATTGGTGCCAATTTGATTCGGAAAAGATGTTTGGATTCGACTCTTTTGCCCTATTCTCACAACCTGTAACTGATTGAAGTTACGTTTTTACTCGTGGTTGAACACGATTGCATCGAAGCAATGATTAACAGCATTCAGCCTTGGATTTCAATGCCCCATAGTTTCAATCACTAAACAATTCAAAGGACTAAAGGTTTCAGACACTCAATAGCAAGGTTGGTGTATTTGTCCCATAAAAAAACGAGTCAATATCTGACTCGTTTTCTACAATCATGAGAAATTAATCTTCGGAATTTAATAAATCGTCTTTGGCAGCAGCGAGATATTGCATCATCGACCAATAGGTCAAGAAGGTCGCAATGTACAGCGCGGCATAACCAATCCACACCATCCAATCGTCATGTCGCCACACCAAAAACCACAGTGCGAGCATTTGCGTCATGGTTTTTACTTTACCAATCCAAGAGACCGCAACACTGGCGCGTTTACCAATTTCTGCCATCCACTCACGGAGAGCCGAGATAATGATTTCTCGTGCGATCATCGTGACCGCCGGGATCGTTATCCAGAACGAGGCATAGTGCTCAGTAATCAAGATAAGAGCCGTCGCGACCAACACTTTATCCGCAACAGGGTCAATAAATGCCCCAAACCTTGAGGTCTGGTTGAGTTTGCGGGCTAACATACCGTCTAACCAGTCGGTAAAACCGGCTACCCAGAAAATCATTGCAGCAACAAAAGGCCCCCAACTGTAGGGTAAGTAAAAGGCGACGACAAAAACTGGGATAAGAAATAATCTTAGCAAAGACAGAATGTTAGGTATATTTAAACGCATATTGGTATCAGCTCTAATTTGATGCGTGTTTATGTTGCGGGATTTTTACGACTGTTTCAATGCTTGATAGATGTTTTCTGCCAAAGAATGACTAATTCCTGGTACTTTGGCTATTTCTTCAACACTGGCGCGCTTCAGTTCTTGAATTCCACCCATATATTTTAGTAACGATTGGCGTCGTTTTGGTCCAACTCCTTCAATTCCTTCTAATGGACTGGTGCGGCGAGTTTTCGCTCGCTTTGCTCTATGCCCAGAAATCGCATGATTGTGGCTCTCATCTCGAATATGTTGAATCAGGTGCAAAGCGGGATCATCGCTAGGAAGATTAAACTCCGTCCCTTTGGGGGTGACGATAGTTTCAAGCCCCGGTTTGCGCGTTACCCCTTTCGCTATCCCTAACATCACCGGTATCTTTGGCCATTGTTGCCAATATTTTGAAATAATCTCTACCGCACGGTTAAGTTGCCCCTTACCACCATCGATAAAGATGATGTCGGGTATTTTATCCACATCCAACTGTTTAGAGTAACGACGTTCAAGCACTTGAGCCATGGCGGCATAATCATCACCGCCAGTAATGCCGGTGATGTTGTAACGTCTATACTCCTGCTTTATTGGTCCTTCGGTGTTAAACACCACACAAGACGCTATGGTGCTTTCTCCCATGGTATGGCTGATATCAAAACACTCCATACGCTGAATACTTGGCATATCCAGCACACTTTGCAACGCCTTAAACCTCTGGTTAATCGTCATCTTATGATTGATCTTAGTGGTGATCGCCGTTAAAGCGTTGGTGTTAGAGAGTTTAAGATAACGTCCCCTCGCCCCTGTCGGACTAAGGTGAAAACTGACCTTGTGACCCGCGATTTCCGATAAAGCTTGCTCAAGATCAGAGCTATCACCGATATCGTCTTTGTTGAGCAAAATTCGCGACGGAATCGTGCGTGATTCACTTTGATTGAGGTAGTACTGAGAGATGAAACTGTAAAACACCTCATGCTTTTGGGTGTTGTTTGGGATCTTAGGAAAGTGGCTACGGCTGCCTAATACTTTACCCTGACGTATCATTAAGATATGGATACAGGCGACGCCGTTCTCTTGAGCAAAGCCTAATACGTCCATATCCGCATCACTCTGCTCAGAAACAAATTGCTGCTCCTGTACTCGGCGAATTGCTTGGATCTGATCGCGATATTGAGCCGCAGCCTCAAATTTCAACTGCTGACTGGCTTGCTCCATCTTGTCCACCAAGGTTTGCAGAACATGTTGATCCTTACCTTTCAGAAACAAGCGAACGTAGTTCACCAACTCTGTATACTCTTCATCGGAGATAATAGACGACACACAAGGACCCGCACAGCGACCAATCTGATACATCAAACATGGTCGACTGCGGTTAGCATAAACGGAGTCTTCGCATTGGCGTACCGGGAAGATTTTTTGCAGCAGATGCAAGGTTTCCCGCACCGCGCCTGAGTCTGGATACGGACCGAAATACTCACCTTTACGTTTGCGCGCACCCCGATGCACCGACAGCCTTGGGTGTTGATGCTTAGAGAGGAAGATATAGGAATAGGATTTGTCATCACGAAGCAGTACGTTGTATTTGGGCAAGTACTGCTTGATGTAATTGTGTTCGAGAATTAATGCTTCAGTCTCGGTGTGCGTGACGGTGACATCAATTTTGCAAATATGGCTCACTAAAGCGCGAGTTTTTTCGCTGTCTATTTTTTTACGGAAATAGCTGGAAAGGCGTTTTTTTAAGTCTTTCGCTTTACCCACATAAATCACCACCGACTCGGCGTCATACATTCGATAAACGCCGGGCTGGTTGGTCACTGTGCTAAGAAAAGACTTAGAATCAAACTCGCGGTTGGGCACTAGAGCGTCTCGGTATCTAACATTCCGTGACGAATCGCTAAGTGAGTGAGCTCAACATCACCACTGATGTCTAGCTTATTAAACAGTCTATAGCGATAACTATTAACGGTTTTAGGGCTCAGGCTCAGCTGCTCGGAAATATCCGTTACTTTCTGACCCTTGGTGATCATCAGCATGATCTGCAGTTCGCGTTCTGAAAGATCTTTAAATGGATTTTCTGATGCTGAAGAGAACTGACTTAACGCCATCTGTTGAGCAATCTGCGGCGAGATATATCTCTGACCACTGTTGACTAACCGTATTGCGTTAACCATTTCATCGGGCGCAGCGCCCTTGGTCAAATAACCCGATGCGCCCGCCTGCATCACTTTGGTTGGGAACGGGTTTTCGGTATGAACGGTTAGTACGATAATCTTGACATCTGGTTTGTGACGAAGAATTTTCTTTGTCGCTTCAAGACCACCGATTCCGGGCATATTCATGTCCATCAAAATCACATCTGCGTGATTGCTTCGGCACCACTTTACGACGTCTTCACCACTGTCAGCTTCCCCTGCTACTTTCATTCCACGAACGTCTTCAATAATACGTCGGATCCCTGTGCGAACCAGTTCGTGATCATCTACAAGGAAAACATTAATCAAACTTGTATCTCCACACTTATTTATTGGCTCTGCAACCACATCAAGGCTAGTGGATAGCAGCATAACAACCAATAATAACTTAATTTAGTATCAAAAGCTCTATTCCGTCGAGCAATTCTCTCACCTAGGTCGTACACATTACGATCTACTTTAATTTCCGTCAATCATAAAAGTTTTAAAATCATTGAGTTACAAGTCAATTAATAATCTAAATCAATAATGTAACCAACGGTTTTCTCACACAAAATCCACGTGCGATAGCATAAACAACGGCCACTTATTTTATAACAAAAGCTTGAAGGCAATCACTGTTCGCTCACGATTCGCCCGTCGCTCAATCAGACAGGGGTTATCTAGCATAATCTCATTGCTTGAGTATACTACGACATATCCGAGTGACCTCAAGATGCAGAGTTCAGAGGTAACTTGGGTATATAACACCTTGGAGCGTAAAGCATTACCACCGCCATTGGTTTAGGATTACTGATTGAATATATACACCGGATTTCTACTCACTCGTCAAGCCCGAGATACGCACAATGGCCCACAAATTGAGCTTTGGTTGTCGACCGAGAGCGGTCCTGCCCAAGTTATCATTCAAGGTGAACAGCCGGTGTTTTTCGTCGATAAAGCGCAACAGCAACGAGCGGTTGATATTGCTCACTCATCGAATATCGATGTGCGCTTACAAGCTATTGATCTCAAAAGTTTCGACCATCAGCCTTTGGTCGCCGTCTATTGCACGACAATCGCGCATGCTCGCCAACTCGCACAGTCGCTTAAAGACAATGACATCCTTGTTCTCGAAGATGATATTAAACTGGCTGATCGCTATCTAATGGAGCGCTTTATTCAAGGCTCCCTTGCGGTCACAGGACAAACTCAAGTCATCAATGGGAGCAAGGCAAATCAATACCTAAGAATCACTCAAGCTAAGTGCAAGGCTCACGACTATTCGCCTCAGCTCAATATTGTCTCTTTGGATATTGAATGCTCCGAAAAAGGCGTGTTGTATTCCATTGGTCTCGATAGCCCAAGGGACAGTCGCGTCATCATGATCGGTGCGCCTGAGGAAGCAACAACGGCAATTCAATGGGTCGAGAATGAAAAAGCGTTGCTATTGGCACTTATTGAATGGTTTAAATGGTTTGACCCCGATGTGGTGATTGGATGGAGCGTGATCGATTTTGACTTCAAACTGCTTCATCGCCGCGCTGAGTATCATCGTATTCCGCTCACTCTGGGGCGAAGCGAACAAACCGCTTACGTGCGTACTCTGCCCTCTAGCGGGCAAACCTTTATCTCTATCGCTGGTCGCGTGGTGTTGGATGGCATCGATACCCTGAAAACTGCTACCTACCAATTCCGTTCATGGTCACTGGAATCGGTATCGCAAACCCTGCTCGGCGAAGGAAAACAGATCCATAATGTTCACGACCGTATGGCGGAAATCAATCAGATGTTTCGCTCCGATAAACCCGCGCTTGCGGGCTACAACTTGCAAGACTGTGTATTGGTCAATCGCATTTTTGAGCATACCCATTTAATGGATTTCGCCATCGAGCGCACGAAATTAACCGGGATTGAACTGGATCGCGTCGGCGGCTCAGTGGCTGCGTTCACTAACCTCTACCTACCGAGACTGCACCGCGCTCAATATGCGGCACCTAACCTGCATCCAGAAAATTGGATCGCCAGTCCCGGCGGCTATGTGATGGACTCAATTCCAGGACTTTACGACTCGGTGTTGGTGCTAGACTTCAAAAGTCTATACCCATCCATCATTCGTTCTTTCCTCATCGACCCGCTTGGACTGATTGAAGGCTTAAACAAAGAGGTCGGTAAAGCGCCCGATCAGGCGGTCGAAGGTTTTAGGGGGGGTCAGTTTGATAGAGAGAAACACTTTTTACCCAGTTTAATCTCGCAACTGTGGCAAGCCCGAGATCAAGCCAAAGCCAACAACGAAAAAGCCTTCTCTCAGGCAATCAAAATCATTATGAACTCGTTTTACGGTGTTTTAGGATCGTCCGGTTGTCGTTTCTTCGATACGCGCTTGGCTTCATCCATTACGCTTCGCGGTCACCAAGTGCTAAAACAGACCAAGGAGTGGATTGAACAGCACGGCTATCAAGTGATTTACGGCGATACGGATTCGGTCTTTGTTTATTTAGGCAAAGTCCACTCTCACCAAGAAGCCGATCAAGTCGGCAAAACACTGGTTAACGTTATGAACCAGTCTTGGCAAGACACCTTGCGTCAACAATACAATTTAGACTGTTACCTTGAATTGGAATACGAAACCCACTTTCGCAAGTTTTTGATGCCCACCATCCGAGGAGCCGAAACCGGTTCCAAAAAACGTTATGCTGGCGTCAAGACCAGTGAGCAGTCTGAAACCATCGTATTTAAAGGCTTGGAAAGCGTCAGAACAGACTGGACACCGCTGGCTCAACGATTCCAGCGCCAACTGTATCAAATGGTATTTGATAACCAAGACCCATCGGAATATGTGAGAGAGTTTGTCGAGGCAACCTCAAGGGGAGACTATGACCAAGAGTTGGTCTATCAAAAACGGTTACGCAGAAAATTGAATGACTATCAGAAGAATATACCTCCTCAAGTCAAAGCAGCGCGTATGGCGGATGCCATCAATGAACAACTGGGTCGCCCGCTGCAATATCAAAATCGTGGACGTATTGAATACGTCATTACCACCAACGGTCCAGAGCCAAAAGAGTACCTAAATTCACCCATTGATTACCAACACTATGTTGATAAACAGTTACGTCCGGTCGCAGAAGCGATTCTGCCTTTTATTAATCAAAGTTTTGATGATCTCAGCGCGCCACAGATGGGATTGTTTTAATCTGAGTGAATCGGTCTTGGTGAACGATTTCGCCAAGCTAACCAATCTTAAACTCGGTCTTTTTGTACTCTTCCACCAGCCAAGAACCGAAATGGTCCAGCAAGCCGACCACTGAGCGTTTGGGGATCACTCGAGTACCCAAAAGGATATTAAGGCGCGCTACGGTTTGCTCATGTTGTGGATAGTAACGTAAAAACCGTTGCCCGCACTCCAGCGGTTCCTCTATCCAGCGCTTTTCTTTATGCATAACGAGGCTATATGCAGCGCGCAGCAGCTTCTTAGCCAACTTTCGCTGTAGTTGAATTTGTGACGCTTGACCGGTTGCTGTGGCAATCTGCTGACGAATCACGGGAAGATAATCGACCGTATCCATGTTCCATTGCTTAGCGATTTCCCAGCTCGGCACAAAATGACCAAAGCACTCCGCCAGATCTTCGCCATGAATACAAACACAACATTCCCGTAGTAAGAACCCCCAAGTAAATAGAGCCTCTAAAGAGGCAACCTCATTCACCAGCGCAGTGCGTATCGACACCCCATTAACAAATGGGTAAGCACGCTGAAAACGCCAATTAATAGTATTAAACAAGGTCGTTTTGGTATCAGAAAACGGTCTATGGGTAATCACCACCACATCAATATTGGAGAGATAAGGAATGGCTCGCCCCGCCGCGACAGAGCCATAAAGATAGACGCTGTGGAGGTTATCCTTGAGACCACTTTTTAAATAGGTCACTAACTCTCTTACCACAGGTTGGTATTCGGACTGACTGACGCTCGATAGATAATCTTGATCGGTTGACACGGTAGCGGACTAAATTGACTGGGTTGCGCATATACTACTGAGGATTGTTCGATGATTCAATCAGCCAGTTGCTGAATTTCGATGCGCAAATTGCCCTTGGCTATTTGCGCCTTTGTAATGGCTCAAGGGAACCTTAAGCCATGTTAGTTGCATAAGTTTTTAGTTTCATAAGTTTGATGATACGGATTCTTTACTGTCGCTTGTTTCTCATTGAAAGCGGTTAGCGCGGCACCACCCGAGCATCTTTGCCGTTAACGTTTACCTGCACCTCTTGCCCGACTTGGAATATCATTTCTGGATTCACTTCTTGAACCACTGAGATAGTTTTGCCGTCTTCAAGTCGAATCGTCATATTCACGCCGTTACTCTTACCTAGTTCTTCTGTAGCTTTACTCCCCGCATAACCACCAAGCACACCACCACCAATCGCAGCAATATCTGAGCCGCTACCGCCACCAACCTTGGAGCCAAGGATGCCACCAATCGCCGCACCGGCAATCGTACCCACCGCGTTGGAGCCTTGAGAAGCTTCAATGGTAACCGGAGCGAGTTTTTCTATGGTGCCATAATAGACTTGCTGAATGGTTCGAGTGTCTTGAGAACCATAGGAGTCACCATAGGGATTAGGGGATGAACAAGCCACCAGCGAGATGAGCGGTACCGCTAACAGTAAATTCAATAGGCGAAGACGTTTCATCGATATAACCTCCAAAAATGATCGCGTTTATTATTCAAGTTTAGGCACTAACGTCGAATTTCACACCCCATCATTTGTATCTTGAGCAATGCTATGCTTCGGTCGTATAATCACTCTGTTTAAACCAATATATAGGAACTATTCCATGCCAAAGGCAAGTGAGCTAAAAAAAGGTTTTGCGATTGAATCAAATGGCAAAACGTTGCTAATCAAAGATATTGAAATCACTACTCCAGGTGGCCGCGGCGGTGCAAAGATATACAAACTGCGTTGCACCGACTTAGCAACAGGCTCTCGTGTTGACGAACGTTTCAAATCTGATGACGTTGTTGACACTGTCGATATGAACAAGCGTAACGTCGTGTTCTCATATGTAGACGGTGACGAGTACATCTTTATGGACAATGAAGATTACAGTCAATTCACCTTCAAACAGAACGACATCGCAGACGAATTACTGTTTATCAACGAAGAGACACAAGGTGTTCAAGTTATCCTTATCAATGGTAATGCCGCAGGTATTGAACTGCCTTCTTCTGTTGAGATGGTCATTGAAGAAACCGACCCATCAATCAAAGGGGCTTCAGCGTCGGCACGTACTAAGCCAGCACGTTTTGCTACTGGTCTAACGGTTCAAGTCCCTGAGTATATCGCCACTGGTGACCGCGTAGTGATCAACACTACTGAACGTAAATACATGAACCGAGCGTAATTGACCATGACTGATCTTATCTCTTTTGACGACACGATTGACGCGGCTTATGACATCTTCCTTGAGATGGCAGCCGACAATCTAGAAGCTGTAGACGTCATTCTGTTTACTGCCCAGTTTGATGAACGAGGCGCTGCTGAGTTGGTCGAAACGGGAGCGGATTGGGGTGACCATGTTGGCTTTGAAGTGGATGAAACTTTTGCGGAAGTTCGCATTGGCTTAGTGAATGAAGAGGACGATGTTCTCGATGATGTGTTTGCGCGCCTACTTGTGAGCCGCGATCCTGACAATAAGTTCTGCCACATTTTATGGAAACGTGATTGAGCAAAGTCATTTGGTCAAAAGTCATTTAGTTTAGAGTCATTTGGCTAAGTCGATTAAAAGAGCAAGGGGTGATGACCTCTTGCTCTTTTTGTTTGCGTCACTCTGCCCGTTTGCATCCGCCAATAAGGCAACGCGATAACACGCAAGCGCTCCGTACCTTAATCGATCAATAACTCAATCGATCAATACTTCAATCAGTCAATACTTCTTTCAATCAACGATTCAATTTTTGAGCCTGTTTTTTTAGCTCAAAATCAAATTCATCTGGATACAGCACCACACCCTCTTCTTGTTGATTTGGGAATACGACGACTGCCAATTCGTCATCCTCTAGGCCGTAAGTCCAGCGACTGTGCCATTTATTCAATGAAATCGCTTCGGCTTTGCACTCTTGCCATTCACCGGTTGCCCACTGAGTCGCGAACTCTTCATTTGGTCAAACCGGCACGCAGTCCTCATCTTCCGT is a window encoding:
- the pgsA gene encoding CDP-diacylglycerol--glycerol-3-phosphate 3-phosphatidyltransferase, producing the protein MRLNIPNILSLLRLFLIPVFVVAFYLPYSWGPFVAAMIFWVAGFTDWLDGMLARKLNQTSRFGAFIDPVADKVLVATALILITEHYASFWITIPAVTMIAREIIISALREWMAEIGKRASVAVSWIGKVKTMTQMLALWFLVWRHDDWMVWIGYAALYIATFLTYWSMMQYLAAAKDDLLNSED
- the uvrC gene encoding excinuclease ABC subunit UvrC is translated as MPNREFDSKSFLSTVTNQPGVYRMYDAESVVIYVGKAKDLKKRLSSYFRKKIDSEKTRALVSHICKIDVTVTHTETEALILEHNYIKQYLPKYNVLLRDDKSYSYIFLSKHQHPRLSVHRGARKRKGEYFGPYPDSGAVRETLHLLQKIFPVRQCEDSVYANRSRPCLMYQIGRCAGPCVSSIISDEEYTELVNYVRLFLKGKDQHVLQTLVDKMEQASQQLKFEAAAQYRDQIQAIRRVQEQQFVSEQSDADMDVLGFAQENGVACIHILMIRQGKVLGSRSHFPKIPNNTQKHEVFYSFISQYYLNQSESRTIPSRILLNKDDIGDSSDLEQALSEIAGHKVSFHLSPTGARGRYLKLSNTNALTAITTKINHKMTINQRFKALQSVLDMPSIQRMECFDISHTMGESTIASCVVFNTEGPIKQEYRRYNITGITGGDDYAAMAQVLERRYSKQLDVDKIPDIIFIDGGKGQLNRAVEIISKYWQQWPKIPVMLGIAKGVTRKPGLETIVTPKGTEFNLPSDDPALHLIQHIRDESHNHAISGHRAKRAKTRRTSPLEGIEGVGPKRRQSLLKYMGGIQELKRASVEEIAKVPGISHSLAENIYQALKQS
- the uvrY gene encoding UvrY/SirA/GacA family response regulator transcription factor → MINVFLVDDHELVRTGIRRIIEDVRGMKVAGEADSGEDVVKWCRSNHADVILMDMNMPGIGGLEATKKILRHKPDVKIIVLTVHTENPFPTKVMQAGASGYLTKGAAPDEMVNAIRLVNSGQRYISPQIAQQMALSQFSSASENPFKDLSERELQIMLMITKGQKVTDISEQLSLSPKTVNSYRYRLFNKLDISGDVELTHLAIRHGMLDTETL
- a CDS encoding DNA polymerase II; amino-acid sequence: MNIYTGFLLTRQARDTHNGPQIELWLSTESGPAQVIIQGEQPVFFVDKAQQQRAVDIAHSSNIDVRLQAIDLKSFDHQPLVAVYCTTIAHARQLAQSLKDNDILVLEDDIKLADRYLMERFIQGSLAVTGQTQVINGSKANQYLRITQAKCKAHDYSPQLNIVSLDIECSEKGVLYSIGLDSPRDSRVIMIGAPEEATTAIQWVENEKALLLALIEWFKWFDPDVVIGWSVIDFDFKLLHRRAEYHRIPLTLGRSEQTAYVRTLPSSGQTFISIAGRVVLDGIDTLKTATYQFRSWSLESVSQTLLGEGKQIHNVHDRMAEINQMFRSDKPALAGYNLQDCVLVNRIFEHTHLMDFAIERTKLTGIELDRVGGSVAAFTNLYLPRLHRAQYAAPNLHPENWIASPGGYVMDSIPGLYDSVLVLDFKSLYPSIIRSFLIDPLGLIEGLNKEVGKAPDQAVEGFRGGQFDREKHFLPSLISQLWQARDQAKANNEKAFSQAIKIIMNSFYGVLGSSGCRFFDTRLASSITLRGHQVLKQTKEWIEQHGYQVIYGDTDSVFVYLGKVHSHQEADQVGKTLVNVMNQSWQDTLRQQYNLDCYLELEYETHFRKFLMPTIRGAETGSKKRYAGVKTSEQSETIVFKGLESVRTDWTPLAQRFQRQLYQMVFDNQDPSEYVREFVEATSRGDYDQELVYQKRLRRKLNDYQKNIPPQVKAARMADAINEQLGRPLQYQNRGRIEYVITTNGPEPKEYLNSPIDYQHYVDKQLRPVAEAILPFINQSFDDLSAPQMGLF
- a CDS encoding nucleotidyltransferase domain-containing protein gives rise to the protein MSTDQDYLSSVSQSEYQPVVRELVTYLKSGLKDNLHSVYLYGSVAAGRAIPYLSNIDVVVITHRPFSDTKTTLFNTINWRFQRAYPFVNGVSIRTALVNEVASLEALFTWGFLLRECCVCIHGEDLAECFGHFVPSWEIAKQWNMDTVDYLPVIRQQIATATGQASQIQLQRKLAKKLLRAAYSLVMHKEKRWIEEPLECGQRFLRYYPQHEQTVARLNILLGTRVIPKRSVVGLLDHFGSWLVEEYKKTEFKIG
- a CDS encoding glycine zipper 2TM domain-containing protein, whose translation is MKRLRLLNLLLAVPLISLVACSSPNPYGDSYGSQDTRTIQQVYYGTIEKLAPVTIEASQGSNAVGTIAGAAIGGILGSKVGGGSGSDIAAIGGGVLGGYAGSKATEELGKSNGVNMTIRLEDGKTISVVQEVNPEMIFQVGQEVQVNVNGKDARVVPR
- the efpL gene encoding elongation factor P-like protein EfpL, which gives rise to MPKASELKKGFAIESNGKTLLIKDIEITTPGGRGGAKIYKLRCTDLATGSRVDERFKSDDVVDTVDMNKRNVVFSYVDGDEYIFMDNEDYSQFTFKQNDIADELLFINEETQGVQVILINGNAAGIELPSSVEMVIEETDPSIKGASASARTKPARFATGLTVQVPEYIATGDRVVINTTERKYMNRA
- a CDS encoding HI1450 family dsDNA-mimic protein encodes the protein MTDLISFDDTIDAAYDIFLEMAADNLEAVDVILFTAQFDERGAAELVETGADWGDHVGFEVDETFAEVRIGLVNEEDDVLDDVFARLLVSRDPDNKFCHILWKRD